Proteins from one Bacillota bacterium genomic window:
- the tuf gene encoding elongation factor Tu (EF-Tu; promotes GTP-dependent binding of aminoacyl-tRNA to the A-site of ribosomes during protein biosynthesis; when the tRNA anticodon matches the mRNA codon, GTP hydrolysis results; the inactive EF-Tu-GDP leaves the ribosome and release of GDP is promoted by elongation factor Ts; many prokaryotes have two copies of the gene encoding EF-Tu): protein MAKQKFERTKPHVNIGTIGHVDHGKTTTTAAITMLLSKLGGA from the coding sequence ATGGCAAAGCAAAAGTTTGAACGAACTAAGCCGCACGTAAACATCGGTACCATCGGTCACGTAGACCATGGTAAGACCACTACTACAGCAGCGATCACCATGCTGTTGTCCAAGTTGGGCGGCGCTGA